The following are from one region of the Mercenaria mercenaria strain notata unplaced genomic scaffold, MADL_Memer_1 contig_4220, whole genome shotgun sequence genome:
- the LOC128553705 gene encoding uncharacterized protein LOC128553705, with protein MYCRIFNDDVGHTTVQFKVLSTEDEWRPKHSEKPLEIFKMKDGEQQLPEGEPEIVRPNYDAVDLQDLRRSLEKDFSLAHFTEEHVREWNLFFEKTATIETETWPLHNLRPFQNVTYSSTLTEKEADILRRYKEKRHQYKQVYSSNIHGDRRRYIEGEHVVFNHTGLKRIGQIESVHEGMLTLEELQERGRKYFRTGQKERVRIEECYPGTFDLNRDSSLPRKIRSKYFA; from the exons ATGTACTGCAGAATATTCAATGACGATGTTGGCCACACCACAGTACAGTTCAAAGTGTTGTCTACTGAGGATGAGTGGCGGCCAAAACACAGTGAAAAACCATTGGAAATTTTTAAGATGAAGGACGGTGAACAACAACTTCCTGAAGGAGAACCTGAAATTGTTCGGCCAAATTATGATGCAGTCGATTTGCAAGACCTTAGAAG ATCTCTCGAAAAAGACTTCAGCTTGGCGCATTTTACTGAAGAGCATGTCCGTGAATGGAATCTATTCTTTGAAAAGACAGCCACCATCGAGACAGAGACATGGCCGTTGCATAATTTGAGGCCGTTCCAAAATGTAACATATTCATCCACACTGACAGAAAAAGAGGCAGACATTCTGAGACGGTATAAAGAGAAGCGTCATCAGTATAAACAG GTATATTCGAGCAACATCCACGGGGACAGAAGGAGATACATAGAGGGTGAGCATGTTGTTTTTAACCATACCGGGTTAAAAAGAATAGGCCAAATCGAAAGTGTTCACGAGGGAATGTTGACGTTAGAAGAACTGCAGGAGCGGGGAAGGAAGTACTTCCGCACTGGGCAGAAGGAAAGGGTGCGAATAGAAGAATGCTACCCGGGAACTTTTGATTTAAATAGAGACTCGTCACTTCCCAGAAAaataagatcaaaatattttgcgTAG